The following proteins are encoded in a genomic region of Rattus rattus isolate New Zealand chromosome 2, Rrattus_CSIRO_v1, whole genome shotgun sequence:
- the LOC116894679 gene encoding trace amine-associated receptor 9, which yields MELCYENVNGSCIKSSYSPWPRAILYAVLGLGALLAVFGNLLVITAILHFKQLHTPTNFLVASLACADFLVGVTVMPFSTVRSVEGCWYFGDTYCKFHTCFDTSFCFASLFHLCCISIDRYVAVTDPLTYPTKFTISVSGVCIALSWFFSVTYSFSIFYTGANEEGIEELVVALTCVGGCQAPLNQNWVLLCFLLFFLPTVVMVFLYGQIFLVAKHQARKIEGSANQAQASSESYKERVARRERKAAKTLGIAMAAFLVSWLPYIIDAVIDAYMNFITPAYVYEILVWCVYYNSAMNPLIYAFFYPWFRKAIKLIVSGQVFRADSSRTNLFSEEAGAG from the coding sequence ATGGAGCTCTGCTACGAGAACGTGAATGGATCTTGCATTAAAAGCTCCTACTCGCCCTGGCCTCGAGCCATCCTCTATGCGGTCCTTGGTTTGGGAGCCCTGCTGGCAGTGTTTGGGAACTTACTGGTCATCACCGCCATCCTCCACTTTAAACAGCTGCACACGCCTACGAACTTTCTGGTGGCCTCGCTGGCCTGTGCTGACTTCTTGGTGGGGGTGACTGTGATGCCCTTTAGCACCGTGCGGTCTGTGGAGGGCTGCTGGTACTTTGGGGACACTTACTGTAAGTTCCACACGTGTTTCGACACCTCCTTCTGCTTTGCGTCTCTGTTTCACTTATGCTGCATCTCCATTGACAGGTACGTTGCGGTCACGGACCCACTGACCTATCCGACCAAGTTCACCATTTCGGTTTCTGGCGTGTGCATCGCTCTCTCGTGGTTCTTTTCTGTCACCTACAGCTTTTCCATCTTTTACACAGGAGCCAACGAGGAAGGGATTGAGGAACTAGTGGTTGCTCTGACCTGTGTGGGAGGCTGCCAGGCCCCGCTGAATCAAAATTgggttttactttgtttccttttgttctttctgcccACTGTCGTCATGGTGTTTCTCTATGGTCAGATATTTTTGGTGGCGAAGCACCAGGCTAGGAAGATAGAGGGTTCAGCCAACCAAGCCCAGGCCTCCTCTGAGAGCTACAAGGAAAGAGTAGCCAGACGAGAGAGGAAGGCGGCCAAAACCTTGGGGATCGCCATGGCTGCATTTCTCGTGTCCTGGCTACCATACATTATCGATGCCGTGATTGATGCCTACATGAACTTCATAACGCCCGCCTACGTCTATGAGATATTAGTGTGGTGTGTTTACTATAATTCAGCTATGAACCCTTTGATATATGCCTTCTTTTATCCTTGGTTTCGCAAGGCAATAAAACTTATTGTGAGTGGCCAAGTCTTCAGGGCTGACTCATCAAGAACTAATCTGTTCTCTGAAGAGGCAGGTGCAGGTTAA